One Scomber scombrus chromosome 4, fScoSco1.1, whole genome shotgun sequence genomic region harbors:
- the prlhr2a gene encoding prolactin releasing hormone receptor 2a: protein MEGIGSGWAAELTPPCVMHDVSENNTSQVFEVALQNGSSKRSPQFVGVELLQSFKLLIIPCYTLVALVGVFGNYLLLYVICRTRKMHNVTNFFIGNLAFSDMLMCATCVPFTLAYAFNPHGWVFGRFMCYLVYLIQPVTVYVSVFTLTAIAVDRYYATVHPLKKRISVMACTYLLSAIWLLSCGLVAPAVAHTYHVEFKNEGFTICEEFWMGQERERLAYAYSTLFITYVLPLSALCISYLCISVKLRNCVVPGHHTQSQAEAQRMRKRKTFRLVSLVVAAFGVCWMPISVFNVLRDIDIDLIDKQYFLLIQLLCHLCAMSSSCCNPFLYAWLHDRFRAELRKMFTCRRRIGISANNCATASVVL, encoded by the exons ATGGAAGGTATAGGCAGTGGCTGGGCCGCAGAGCTCACCCCACCATGTGTGATGCATGATGTGAGCGAGAACAACACCAGTCAGGTCTTTGAGGTGGCGCTGCAGAACGGCTCCTCCAAGCGCAGCCCACAGTTTGTCGGTGTGGAACTGCTGCAGTCCTTCAAGCTGCTCATCATTCCCTGCTACACCCTGGTGGCTCTGGTGGGCGTTTTTGGCAACTACCTGCTCCTGTATGTCATTTGCCGCACCCGCAAGATGCACAATGTCACCAACTTTTTCATCGGAAACCTGGCCTTCTCTGACATGCTGATGTGCGCTACATGTGTTCCCTTCACACTGGCCTATGCATTCAACCCACACGGCTGGGTGTTTGGCCGATTCATGTGCTATTTGGTTTATCTCATCCAGCCAGTGACAGTGTACGTGTCAGTCTTCACTCTCACTGCTATCGCCGTGGACAG ATACTATGCCACTGTGCATCCTCTGAAGAAGCGTATCTCAGTCATGGCGTGCACCTACCTCCTGTCTGCCATCTGGCTGCTGTCCTGCGGTCTGGTGGCTCCAGCTGTGGCTCACACCTACCATGTGGAGTTTAAGAACGAGGGTTTCACCATCTGTGAGGAGTTCTGGATGGGccaagagagggagaggctggCCTATGCATACAGCACTCTCTTCATCACCTATGTCCTGCCTCTTTCTGCACTCTGCATCTCATACCTGTGCATCTCTGTTAAACTGCGGAACTGTGTCGTACCTGGCCATCACACCCAGAGCCAGGCAGAGGCTCAGCGCATGCGTAAACGCAAGACCTTCCGCCTGGTGAGCCTGGTGGTAGCAGCCTTTGGTGTCTGCTGGATGCCCATCAGTGTGTTCAACGTCCTGCGTGATATTGACATTGACCTGATTGATAAGCAGTACTTCCTGCTCATTCAGCTACTCTGTCACCTGTGTGCCATGAGCTCCTCCTGCTGTAACCCTTTCCTGTACGCTTGGTTGCATGACCGTTTCCGTGCTGAGCTTCGCAAAATGTTCACCTGCCGTCGTCGCATTGGCATCTCGGCCAATAACTGCGCCACAGCGAGCGTGGTGTTGTGA
- the rab11fip1a gene encoding rab11 family-interacting protein 1 — translation MSLADQSQQWFPTSVQVTVHQARSLRVKGKNGTNDAYAIIQVSKDKFSTSVAEKCVAPVWKEEASFDLPLFHPGNTERCTLYIVVMHRAQVGLDKFLGQAVINLLDQHDNKSRKKTDWFKLVDKSGKEDKARGEVLVDLQFMRNNMSASMFDLSMQDKPRSRISKIKDKVRGKKKDGFSDSASAIVPSVSQVLTDSEGEADSVSLHQTPGGKKKSKLKTLFAPKSNLQKNMSQSMSTLGTLPEKNSSLSSSRSSGLNVETPEVKKKFKFLGHKRTGSSDSKISQGPFSLLGRSKQSNSDLNNLCINGSHVYEDTEPKSGSTLSLNSSGQGSVEDVRKHTSDVSADSFKSIPVPSHSRQPSDRDILEQQRHQEEEEERRQAQERRIAEAKRQEEEEKSRAEARRRQEEEEKSRAEARRRQEEEEKSRAEARRQQEEEERMYKEEQERKRHSLEDEARRKKQRDEEEYRKKQEEEHQMLEAAENERFEEEHRRLEEQKRQEEASMSDRLTSLFGMIRKKEEKKEEAQQITKEEVPTVAPHSDSRDPDHPITHHSTNPFEDVVLSSDTRVSSNESPAGLQKPNRNPQTPSAMVFHNRTAKVSAVKPRWAQSLTSEPTDSLCPSQECLSPTTHESTLSSVPSESPDTFSNLHSSLAPANISQSPSGSPPCSIDNPSSVGSSPTMADKKRRAPQPPLHPVHETQPGGNHVPVREISNPGYVEADGSQQDKKYSLPLPDYETLFPQKRHGVQGQTRWDHIIAEVNQRQREAPPELLGPEMSVDGPEEHEPSHRTSPPQEKHYQTQLLEAKPASSKKVAAPAPPKPAASLQPRSVADSGQIQSQNMAQTHQSLMRPNPSAAMRPQNTDTSSGRSLPGVSRDGARKELQPPPIATNAPRPTSQMDQDTAPTDDQRKVPVTMNKDAPIAKPRQRVSGKEPAEQDSVVTPVLSYKNMNSNNQTSSRSSMSNTNKTGVKAEENFVEFDPFPNTELLSEDPWAQLSQNQEADKLFTGGVQKEQKPEDRGLTPGDLDQIFSQVKPTDPFTSFNGSNSNKQNEYRNKEDDSKQFSPAFQRKNSQKRKQMLPSITHLEKGSKSREEPAYQEETADKGLPARDVANEFISPKHQSDVKTQSSFHGREDPFGAEAFSVPSALTSSETLQVVMEEPASQAGVLSGGKTLLRAWVSPSEVQPVSAQNSNGGGLALTPRRPHPVKPMSSADTQHPISTPAVKEIKAHDGIPAKIKVADSMESGPYTQLTQEELITLVVKQQTDLSRKDAKIVELEEYIDNLLVRVIEEQPTILQALNFSKPV, via the exons TTGGTTCAAGCTGGTGGACAAGTCTGGGAAGGAGGACAAGGCACGAGGGGAGGTGCTAGTTGATCTCCAGTTCATGCGAAACAACATGTCAGCTAGCATGTTTGACCTTTCTATGCAGGACAAACCGCGCTCCCGCATCTCCAAGATAAAAGACAAAGTCCGCGGGAAGAAAAAGGATGGCTTCTCCGACTCTGCCTCGGCCATTGTCCCGTCTGTGAGCCAAGTCCTGACAGACAGCGAGGGGGAGGCCGATTCAGTCTCACTTCATCAGACTCCAGGAGGGAAAAAGAAATCTAAACTCAAAACCCTCTTTGCTCCCAAATCAAACTTGCAGAAGAACATGTCACAGTCCATGTCTACACTGGGGACGCTTCCCGAGAAGAACTCATCTCTCAGTAGCAGCCGCTCATCTGGCCTCAATGTAGAGACCCCTGAAG TGAAGAAGAAATTCAAATTCTTGGGCCACAAGCGGACAGGCAGCTCTGACAGCAAGATCTCTCAGGGTCCTTTCTCCTTACTGGGCCGCTCCAAGCAGAGCAACAGTGACCTAAACAATCTGTGCATCAATGGCAGCCATGTGTATGAGGACACAGAGCCCAAAAGTGGATCTACTCTCAGTCTTAACAGCTCAGGCCAAGGATCTGTGGAGGATGTCCGGAAACACACCTCTGATGTCTCTGCAGATTCTTTCAAAAGCATACCTGTGCCTTCCCACAGCCGTCAGCCTTCAGATAGGGATATACTGGAGCAACAGCGCCatcaagaggaggaggaggagagaaggcaGGCACAAGAAAGGCGCATAGCAGAGGCCAAGaggcaggaggaagaggagaaatcAAGGGCGGAGGCCAGGAGACggcaagaggaagaggagaaatcCAGGGCAGAGGCCAGGAGAcggcaggaggaagaggagaaatcCAGGGCAGAGGCCAGGagacagcaggaggaagaagaacgCATGTACAAAGAGgaacaggagaggaagagacacTCCCTCGAGGATGAAGCAAGAAGGAAGAAACAGAGGGACGAGGAGGAATATAGGAAGAAGCAAGAGGAAGAACACCAGATGCTGGAAGCAGCTGAGAATGAGAGGTTTGAAGAGGAGCATCGCAGACTAGAGGAGCAGAAACGACAGGAGGAGGCTTCCATGAGCGACAGGCTGACATCTCTGTTTGGAATGATccgaaagaaggaggagaaaaaagaggaggcaCAGCAAATAACCAAAGAGGAAGTACCCACAGTAGCCCCTCACAGTGACTCGAGAGATCCTGATCATCCAATCACCCACCACTCCACCAACCCATTTGAGGATGTTGTCCTCAGCTCAGATACTAGAGTCAGCAGTAACGAAAGCCCAGCTGGTCTTCAGAAACCCAACCGCAACCCACAAACTCCCTCTGCCATGGTCTTCCACAACCGCACTGCAAAGGTGTCTGCAGTCAAACCCAG ATGGGCTCAATCACTGACGTCTGAACCCACTGACTCCTTATGCCCCAGTCAAGAGTGTCTCTCCCCAACCACCCATGAATCCACCCTCTCTAGTGTCCCATCTGAGTCGCCTGATACTTTCTCCAACCTTCACTCATCTCTGGCTCCAGCAAACATTAGTCAAAGTCCATCTGGATCCCCTCCTTGCAGCATAGACAATCCATCATCTGTGGGATCTTCACCCACCATGGCTGATAAGAAGAGAAGAGCCCCCCAGCCACCCTTGCATCCTGTACATGAGACCCAGCCTGGAGGAAACCATGTCCCTGTCAGAGAGATCAGTAACCCTGGATATGTTGAGGCAGATGGGTCGCAGCAAGACAAAAAATACTCCCTACCACTCCCTGATTATGAAACGCTCTTCCCCCAGAAGAGACATGGAGTACAGGGGCAGACTCGATGGGACCATATAATTGCTGAGGTCAATCAGAGACAACGGGAGGCTCCACCTGAATTACTAGGTCCAGAGATGAGTGTGGATGGCCCAGAGGAGCATGAACCCAGTCATAGGACTTCACCTCCTCAAGAGAAGCATTATCAAACACAACTTCTGGAAGCAAAACCTGCGTCATCAAAAAAAGTAGCAGCCCCAGCTCCCCCTAAACCAGCGGCATCTCTGCAACCTAGATCAGTGGCAGACTCTGGTCAAATACAAAGCCAGAACATGGCACAGACTCACCAGTCTCTTATGAGGCCCAATCCCTCTGCAGCCATGAGACCtcaaaacactgacacatcaAGTGGAAGAAGTCTCCCAGGGGTGTCCAGGGATGGAGCAAGAAAGGAGCTGCAACCACCGCCTATAGCAACAAATGCTCCCAGACCAACCAGCCAAATGGACCAGGATACAGCACCAACAGATGACCAAAGGAAAGTGCCAGTCACCATGAACAAAGATGCTCCCATAGCCAAACCCAGGCAAAGGGTCAGTGGCAAAGAGCCAGCAGAGCAAGACTCTGTTGTCACACCAGTATTGTCTtacaaaaatatgaacagtaacaACCAAACATCATCCAGGTCAAGTAtgagcaacacaaacaaaacaggcGTGAAGGCAGAGGAGAACTTTGTTGAGTTTGACCCATTCCCAAACACTGAGCTTCTCTCCGAGGACCCGTGGGCACAACTGAGCCAGAACCAAGAAGCAGATAAACTCTTCACTGGCGGTGTACAGAAAGAGCAGAAACCAGAAGATCGCGGATTGACACCAGGTGATCTTGATCAAATCTTTAGTCAAGTTAAACCGACAGATCCTTTCACAAGTTTTAATGGCAGcaattcaaacaaacaaaacgaGTACAGGAACAAAGAGGACGATTCAAAGCAATTCAGTCCTGCTTTCCAAAGAAAAAATTCACAAAAGCGAAAACAGATGCTTCCTTCAATAACTCACTTAGAGAAAGGCTCCAAATCCCGAGAAGAACCCGCATATCAAGAAGAAACGGCTGATAAAGGCCTCCCCGCAAGAGATGTTGCAAATGAGTTCATCTCTCCAAAGCATCAATCGGATGTgaaaacacaaagcagcttTCATGGCAGAGAGGATCCTTTCGGAGCTGAAGCTTTTAGTGTACCGTCTGCTTTGACTTCCTCAGAGACGCTCCAGGTAGTTATGGAGGAACCAGCATCACAGGCAGGAGTGTTGTCTGGGGGAAAGACTCTTTTGCGAGCATGGGTTTCACCCTCTGAGGTTCAGCCTGTCAGTGCTCAGAATAGCAATGGAGGTGGGCTAGCCTTAACTCCACGCAG GCCTCATCCAGTGAAGCCCATGAGTTCAGCTGATACCCAGCATCCAATCAGCACCCCTGCTGTGAAAGAGATAAAGGCCCATGATGGCATTCCAGCAAAGATTAAG GTGGCAGACTCAATGGAAAGTGGGCCTTACACTCAGCTGACACAGGAAGAGTTGATCACGCTGGTGGTGAAGCAGCAAACTGACCTGTCCAGGAAGGACGCTAAGATCGTTGAGCTCGAAGAGTACATAGACAACCTGCTGGTCCGTGTTATCGAAGAGCAGCCCACTATCCTTCAAGCCCTCAACTTTTCCAAGCCAGTGTAA